ATGCTCACCATATTTCCGTGGATAACTTCCTGAACAGTCCAAAATACGATGAGCTTGTGGAAGAACTGCAAAACAAATCTACTACTAAGGAAGAAGAAACGGGCGGCACAGCAGAAGTACCTGATGTAGATGCTTCTAAAGTGGACAAAATCATTTTTGCCTGCGATGCCGGCATGGGATCCAGCGCTATGGGCGCATCCCTCTTGAAAAACAAATTCAAGAAAGCAGGAATCGATATTAATGTGACGAACATGGCCATTAATGACCTGCCGCAGGATGTGGATATCGTTATTACTCATAAAGACTTAACAGAGCGAGCGAAGCAAAAAGTTCCAGGTGCCCATCATGTGTCTGTCGATAATTTCTTGAACAGTCCGAAGTATGATGAGTTAGTAGAAGAGCTGCAGAAATAATGAAAAGTAGAAAAGAGTCTGTTCGATCAGACTCTTTTCTGTCCGAATATCATTCCCAATGGCTGACGGACAGAGAGGAGTGGAAGGATGTATGTATGTCTCAGCACGAGAACGAAGACTGATTGAAATGCTGCTTGAGACTCCTCAAGATCTAACCATTAAAGACCTGGCGGAATCTTTAGATGTGAGTGCTCGAACGATTCATCGAGATTTAAAAGGTGTAGAAGATATACTGGAAAGCCACGGGTTATCCTTAGAGAAAAAAACCGGAAAAGGAATAGCTATTCTTGGCGAAGAAGAAAGACGCCAGGATTTAAGAATGTCAATAAATGAACAAAACTCTGTAGATTACACACCCGAAGAACGTCATGTGCTTATTCTCTCCTGGCTGCTTGAGTCTCAGGAACCGGTTAAACTCATGACTTTATCAAACGAACTAGGTGTCACAGTGGCCACGATCAGTCACGATCTGGATAAGATTGAAGAGATTCTTGTTAAATTTCAACTCCAGCTGATCCGTAAGCGTGGATACGGAGTGGAAGTTCAAGGGGAAGAAGGCAACATCCGTGAAGCTATCCAATATATCATTATGCAGCATATGAATGAGCATGATTTTCTTAAATTGCTGCGAGAGAACATCCAATCTCCGGCTGCACCTTCGCTGGATGCCGTCTCCGATCATTTGCTTGGTCTCGTTGACCGGCAAAACATCAGCACCATTGAACAAACCGTGAACTCTATTCGGGCGGAGCTGCCTTATCATTTGGCTGACAGTGCTTATATTGGATTAGTTATTCATTTAGCCTTAGCGATTGAACGTCTCCAGCAAGGGGAATTTATACAGATGGAAGACGAGTATCTGGCTCGTCTTCAGTCAACAAAAGAGTTTGATATTGCCGGAAAATTAATAAGCGAGTTAGAAGAAATCTTTGAGTTATCGATTCCGAAAGCGGAAACCGGGTACATTACGATGCATCTAATGGGGGCAAAAGTCCGGTACAATCAGGACTACATTCTGGAAGACAGCAGTTTGAGTATTGCTTTTAAAGCAAAACAGCTGATTGAATTTGTTTCGAATACCTTACATCAGAATCTTCACCAGTCAGATCAGTTGTTGAATGATCTGGTGGTGCATCTGAAGCCGAGTTTGTACCGGATCCACCAGGGAATGGATATTAAAAATCCGTTGAGGGAACAAATTGAGCAGGACTATCCAGAATTATTCCTAACACTAGAACGAGCCACAGAATTTGTTTTCCCAACCATTACTTTTCCGAAAGAGGAAACGGCTTTTCTAGTGATGCACTTTGCCAGTGCTTTGCTAAATATGGAAGGTTCACGTGGCCTTAAAGCGTTAGTGGTCTGTTCAAGCGGCATAGGTACCGCCAAAATTTTAGCCGCTAAGCTTAAAAAACAATTTTTGGAGATTGAAGAAGTGGATCACCAGTCTCTGTTCGACTTAGATAAAATAACGAAAGAGGATTACGATTTAGTCGTATCTACGATTCCGCTGGATAGTATGGAGGATTATGTACTAGTCAACCCGATGCTTCCAAGTGCGGACATTCAGCGGCTGGAACATCGAATCCGAAAATTGAAGATTATGGAAAGTATGAAGCCGATCAAAGAAAACGTGGCGCAAGAAGATGAGACCCTGCAGGCCATCCAAGATTCTGTAGGAGGTATTCAGCGCTATGCTGCAACCGTTGGACAGTTGTTAAACGGTCTGTACGTGCTTAGCCACTCAAGTATATCCAAACAAGAAATTCTTCAAGATGCGTGTCTCACATTACAGAACAAAAACATGCTCACAGAAGCGGAAGCTATTACGGAAGCCTTAGTGAACAGGGAAACTGTGGGAGGACTCGGGATTCCAGAGACCACTCTTACCTTGTATCATACAAGGCATCCCGCTGTACATGAGCCGACCTTCACCCTTATTAAGCTTAACGAAGCCGTGGAGGTTACGGGGATGGATGGCGAAATGATGCCGTCGTCCGTGTTTATCCTTATGCTGGCCCCACAGGATATAAGTAAAGAGGGGCTAGAGGTGGTCAGCTTCTTGAGTTCTATGCTGATTGAAGAGCCTGAAATGGTGAGGGTGCTTGAAAAAGAAGAAGAAGACCAAATTAAAAATTATGTGTCTAATCAGCTTCATCAGTTTTTTAAGAAAAAAATATCTTAATCATTTAAAGAGGAGAATGAATATGTCTGATAACATTTTAACGTCCAATACGATTGAATTGAATGCACAGTTCAGCTCTAAAGAAGAAGCGATCCGCTATGTGGGAGGTCTGCTTCACGATGGCGGTTATGTAGAAGAAGCTTATATTGATAAAATGATGGAAAGAGAAGAAGTGACTTCTACCTTTATGGGGAACTACGTAGCCATCCCTCATGGTACGGAAGATGCAAAGAAATCAGTGAAAGAAACAGGTCTTGCTGTAGTTACCGTGCCAGATGGCGTTGATTTTGGTGACGGGAATATCGTGAAATTGCTCATTGGAATTGCTGGAAAAGGGGACGAGCACCTTCAGATCCTTTCTCAAATTGCCATTGTATGTTCAGAAGAAGAGAACATTGATACGATTCTAAATGCTCAATCGAAAGAAGAAATTATCAGCATCTTTAACGAGGTGAATTAAAAAATGAAAGCCGTTCACTTTGGAGCAGGAAATATCGGAAGAGGATTCATTGGTGCACTGTTATCGCAGGCAGGGTATGAAACTATTTTTGTAGATGTGAATGGTGAGTTAATCAATGAACTAAACCAGAAAAGGTCCTATCAAGTGGATCTTGCCGGCACAGATCGTTCGCTTGAGGTCACGAATGTATCAGGGCTAAACAGCATCAACGATGAACAGGCAGTTATTAAGGCGATTGAGGAAGCTGAGATTATTACTACGGCTGTTGGCCCTAATATTCTGTCTGTCATTGCCCCTGTACTGGCCAAAGGTCTGCTTCACAAGAAGGAAAAAGGAAACGTAATCGCCTGCGAAAATATGGTAGGTGGAAGTGAAATTTTGAAAAATCACATTCTTGAACACGCAGATGCTGAGGAAAAGGATTGGATCATTGAGAATATTGGCTTTCCGAATTCAGCTGTGGATCGAATTGTGCCGGATCAGCATCAGGAAGATTTATTAACGGTAAAAGTGGAGCCCTATTTTGAGTGGGTAGTAGAAACGACTGCTATTAAAGGGGGTCGTCCGGAAATTAAAGGAATTACGTATGTCGATGATTTGACTCCTTACATCGAGCGTAAACTTTTCACAGTGAACACGGGGCATGCCGTGGCTGCCTATTTAGGGAAATTCCATGGCTACCAGACGATTAAGCAGGTTATGGACGATCCAGCTATTAAAGAGAAAATCCGAGGGGCCCTACAGGAATCAGGAGCTGTTCTGATCGAGAAATATAAATTTGATGAGGAAGTGCATTACGAATATATTGAAACGATTCTCAGCCGTTTCGAAAACCCGGATTTATCAGATGAAGTTACTCGTGTCGGACGAGCACCAATTCGAAAACTCGGACCAAATGACCGTCTTGTACAGCCGGCCGTTTCTTATCTGGAATACGTAAAGGAGGATCCGGTACGTCTTGCGGAGGTTATAGCAGCTGCTTTATTTTACGAGAACGAGAAGGATGAGGAAGCTGTTGAACTGCAGAAACTTATCACAGAAAAAGGAAGAATCAATGCCTTTAAGGAAGTCGCAGAGTTGGACAGCGATCATCGACTTGTCAAAGCAGTTGAAGCACAGGTCCATCATTTAGAAAAATAAGTACTAAAAAAAACCTCCAGAGGAATTTTAACCCTCCGGAGTTTTTTTGTCTTTTATTTGATTGTGTTTCTTTAAAGCCTGAATCACTTCTTCTTGATGGTCACCGATAAAATCAAGGCCGTAATGATATTGGCCGTGAGCCGGCTTCATCCATATGACTTCCGCTGTAAAAGAAAGATCGTGACCGGCTAGTGAGGTGGCGACGAATAAGTGGACGGTTTTGCTAGTGGGTATATGTACATCGGAAGCAAGTCTCATCCCTCCAGGACTAATGTCTATAACACTGCCAGATCCCATGGAGGAATTGACAGATTTTTTATCTACCTTGATTAGTTTAAAGCCAGCGGAGAGAGGCTCCTCGAAGGTGTATCGCAATGTTTCATTTCTTCGGTATCGCATGAAATCGACCTTTCTGGCTAAGACATCTTTTAATTGAAAATACCAAAATATTCTTGATAAAGCAATCTATCGTTTTATGAGTTGTTCACTTTATCTTGTGTGTGAAAATTCTGATACAATGAGATAGGTGAATATGTTTACATAAAAGAAAGGGGAACGTTATGAATACTCTCCATAAAACGTGGAATTTAGAAACGATTTTTGAAGGAGGCAGTGAATCTGAACAGTTTCATAATTATGTTCTGAAAACAGAACAGGAAATTAGCAAGCTTGAAAGTCTTGTACACTCATTCACATCGCCCCAAAATACAGACCAGACAAAAGAACTCTCTGAAATTGTAGATCAAATTCAACTAGTAACGAAACGACTGGGAGAAATCGGGGCATTTATTAGCTGTTTGAATGCTCAGGATGTAAATGATAAAAAAGCAGGTGCCTGGCAGTCCAGACAGAATGAACTCAGCGCTGCGTTTGGAAATCTGCTCACACAATTCGATCAGAAATTAGTTCAGACGGATGAAGATGTATGGAAATCGTTATTGAAACATGCTCCATTTCATCAGTTGGAATTTATCCTTAATGAGCGACGAAGGGCTGCCAAGGACAAATTGGAGCTGCGGCAAGAGTCCTTAATTAATGATTTAGGGGTGGATGGATATCACGCTTGGGGACAAATGTATGATGCTATTGTTGGGAAATTAACTATTACACATGAAGGAAAGACGCTTTCCGTAGGACAGGCCTCAAACTTGCTCGACTCACCCGACCGCGCCGTTCGGAAGGATGTTTTTGATAAGCTGCAGAAGACCTGGAAAGCACAGACGGATCTATTCAGTGAGACATTGAATCATCTGTCAGGTTTCAGACTTCAAACCTATAAATATCGAGGTTGGGAGCGGGTGCTGAAAGAACCGCTTGAGTACAATCGAATGAGTGAAAAGACCTTGAACACAATGTGGGAAACGATCACAAAATACAAAAAACATTACCTTCCTTATTTAAAAAGAAAGGCGCATATGCTTGGTATAGAACGTTTAAGTTTTTACGATGTGGAAGCACCTGTAGGCTCAACGGAACAGACAATGAGCTTTCAACAGGGAGCTGAGTTTATTACTCAGCAATTCCGTTCGTTCAGTCCTAAGATGGCAGATTTTGCAGAAATGGCTTTTGAAAAGCGCTGGATCGAAGCAGAAGACCGTTCAGGCAAAAGGCCAGGAGGCTTCTGCACAAGCTTTCCTGACAGCGGACAGACAAGGATCTTTATGACATATTCCGGTACACCATCTAATGTGGCCACGCTGGCCCATGAGCTGGGACATGCCTATCACCAGCACGTAATGGATGATCTGCCTGCCCTGAATCAGGGATACGCTATGAACGTGGCTGAGACAGCTTCAACATTTGCGGAGATGATTGTTTCTGATGCAGCCGTGAAGCATGCGGCCAGCGACACTGAAAAAATGACGCTGCTTGAAGATAAAGTTCAGAGAAGTATTGCTTTCTTTATGAACATCCACGCTCGTTTCTTGTTTGAAACCAGATTTTATGAAGAACGTAAAAAGGGAGTGGTTTCAGCTGAACGCTTAAACGAACTTATGGTTGAGGCACAGAAGGAAGCCTATGAAGAGGCGCTGGATGAGTACGATCCAACCTTTTGGGCATCCAAACTTCATTTCCACATTACAGATGTACCATTCTATAATTTCCCTTATACGTTTGGTTATTTGTTCAGCTTGGGTATTTACGCGAAAGCTCTAAACTCGGACAGTAATTTTGAAAATGACTACATTGCCCTGTTGCAGGATACGGGTCGTATGACGACAGAAGATTTAGCAGCTAAGCATCTGGGTGTAGATTTAGAGAAGCCTGAATTCTGGGAACAAGCTATGGATCTTTGTATGAAAGATCTAAATGACTTTATGGAGCTTAGCGCAAAATAACCGGGACGATTAACGAGGAGGAATTCAAATGGAAGAGAAGCTTATTCCTGAAGCTGAAAAGCAGCAGCGAGTAGAAGAATTAGAAGGCTGGAAATTGACGGATAACAAG
The Halobacillus halophilus DSM 2266 DNA segment above includes these coding regions:
- a CDS encoding BglG family transcription antiterminator — its product is MADGQRGVEGCMYVSARERRLIEMLLETPQDLTIKDLAESLDVSARTIHRDLKGVEDILESHGLSLEKKTGKGIAILGEEERRQDLRMSINEQNSVDYTPEERHVLILSWLLESQEPVKLMTLSNELGVTVATISHDLDKIEEILVKFQLQLIRKRGYGVEVQGEEGNIREAIQYIIMQHMNEHDFLKLLRENIQSPAAPSLDAVSDHLLGLVDRQNISTIEQTVNSIRAELPYHLADSAYIGLVIHLALAIERLQQGEFIQMEDEYLARLQSTKEFDIAGKLISELEEIFELSIPKAETGYITMHLMGAKVRYNQDYILEDSSLSIAFKAKQLIEFVSNTLHQNLHQSDQLLNDLVVHLKPSLYRIHQGMDIKNPLREQIEQDYPELFLTLERATEFVFPTITFPKEETAFLVMHFASALLNMEGSRGLKALVVCSSGIGTAKILAAKLKKQFLEIEEVDHQSLFDLDKITKEDYDLVVSTIPLDSMEDYVLVNPMLPSADIQRLEHRIRKLKIMESMKPIKENVAQEDETLQAIQDSVGGIQRYAATVGQLLNGLYVLSHSSISKQEILQDACLTLQNKNMLTEAEAITEALVNRETVGGLGIPETTLTLYHTRHPAVHEPTFTLIKLNEAVEVTGMDGEMMPSSVFILMLAPQDISKEGLEVVSFLSSMLIEEPEMVRVLEKEEEDQIKNYVSNQLHQFFKKKIS
- a CDS encoding PTS sugar transporter subunit IIA, with amino-acid sequence MSDNILTSNTIELNAQFSSKEEAIRYVGGLLHDGGYVEEAYIDKMMEREEVTSTFMGNYVAIPHGTEDAKKSVKETGLAVVTVPDGVDFGDGNIVKLLIGIAGKGDEHLQILSQIAIVCSEEENIDTILNAQSKEEIISIFNEVN
- a CDS encoding mannitol-1-phosphate 5-dehydrogenase, whose protein sequence is MKAVHFGAGNIGRGFIGALLSQAGYETIFVDVNGELINELNQKRSYQVDLAGTDRSLEVTNVSGLNSINDEQAVIKAIEEAEIITTAVGPNILSVIAPVLAKGLLHKKEKGNVIACENMVGGSEILKNHILEHADAEEKDWIIENIGFPNSAVDRIVPDQHQEDLLTVKVEPYFEWVVETTAIKGGRPEIKGITYVDDLTPYIERKLFTVNTGHAVAAYLGKFHGYQTIKQVMDDPAIKEKIRGALQESGAVLIEKYKFDEEVHYEYIETILSRFENPDLSDEVTRVGRAPIRKLGPNDRLVQPAVSYLEYVKEDPVRLAEVIAAALFYENEKDEEAVELQKLITEKGRINAFKEVAELDSDHRLVKAVEAQVHHLEK
- a CDS encoding PilZ domain-containing protein codes for the protein MGSGSVIDISPGGMRLASDVHIPTSKTVHLFVATSLAGHDLSFTAEVIWMKPAHGQYHYGLDFIGDHQEEVIQALKKHNQIKDKKTPEG
- a CDS encoding M3 family oligoendopeptidase gives rise to the protein MNTLHKTWNLETIFEGGSESEQFHNYVLKTEQEISKLESLVHSFTSPQNTDQTKELSEIVDQIQLVTKRLGEIGAFISCLNAQDVNDKKAGAWQSRQNELSAAFGNLLTQFDQKLVQTDEDVWKSLLKHAPFHQLEFILNERRRAAKDKLELRQESLINDLGVDGYHAWGQMYDAIVGKLTITHEGKTLSVGQASNLLDSPDRAVRKDVFDKLQKTWKAQTDLFSETLNHLSGFRLQTYKYRGWERVLKEPLEYNRMSEKTLNTMWETITKYKKHYLPYLKRKAHMLGIERLSFYDVEAPVGSTEQTMSFQQGAEFITQQFRSFSPKMADFAEMAFEKRWIEAEDRSGKRPGGFCTSFPDSGQTRIFMTYSGTPSNVATLAHELGHAYHQHVMDDLPALNQGYAMNVAETASTFAEMIVSDAAVKHAASDTEKMTLLEDKVQRSIAFFMNIHARFLFETRFYEERKKGVVSAERLNELMVEAQKEAYEEALDEYDPTFWASKLHFHITDVPFYNFPYTFGYLFSLGIYAKALNSDSNFENDYIALLQDTGRMTTEDLAAKHLGVDLEKPEFWEQAMDLCMKDLNDFMELSAK